Proteins encoded by one window of Ascochyta rabiei chromosome 1, complete sequence:
- a CDS encoding WD40 repeat-like protein: MSLVSDATWAASPTTTRGQPTPLSSDPKGERIAYASGKSIFLRSIDDPSVSKQYTQHTAQTTVARFSPSGFYVASGDVSGAVKVWDCAGEGATKGDYHIIAGRINDIAWDGDSQRIIAVGDGKERYGHCITADSGNSVGEISGHSQQINSVSIRQQRPLRAVTGSDDSSLVFYHGAPFKFNTSLREQHNRFVFGTAFSPDGSVFASVGADKRIWLYDGKTGEAKGQIGEGVHTGSIFGISWAKDSNKFVTASADQTVRIWDPEVGKAIQTWRLGEEGVVSIPDQQVGVVWPTGRSDGLIVSVDLEGNLNYLVDGNPKPTKVVRGHQKNITSAGISGSTFATGSYDGRVLAWDVSTGLADKVGGASHSNYVAGITAADSKGQAELYTVGWDDSLRSISVPDKIFTGEASELGFQPKGIAATGDVVLVSSAESIAVYSKGSKASSLSVKYAPTSIAAYGSIVAVGGDDKLVHIYTLSGIELKETGTELRRATAAISAVAFSASGSKLAFGASNGKIYAYEAGGEWKIITDRWSAHTARITCLAWDDSENYAASGSLDTNVMVWSVEDPGKRIKALNAHKDGVTGVAWQKASKVLSAGGDASIKVWTVKT; encoded by the exons ATGTCTCTCGTGTCTG ATGCCACCTGGGCTGCTTCGCCCACAACCACCCGTGGCCAGCCCACGCCCCTCTCCTCAGACCCCAAGGGGGAGCGGATAGCCTACGCA TCGGGCAAATCCATCTTTCTGCGCTCCATCGACGACCCCTCGGTCAGCAAGCAGTACACGCAGCACACCGCCCAGACCACCGTCGCCCGTTTCTCGCCCTCTGGATTCTACGTAGCAAGTGGCGATGTATCTGGAGCTGTCAAGGTCTGGGACTGTGCAGGCGAGGGGGCTACGAAAG GTGACTACCACATCATTGCCGGGCGGATCAACGACATTGCATGGGACGGTGACTCGCAGCGAATCATTGCTGTCGGCGACGGCAAGGAGCGATATGGGCACTGCATCACAGCAGACAGCGGCAACAGCGTAGGAGAGATCTCAGGACATTCGCAGCAGATCAACAGCGTCTCGATCCGTCAGCAACGCCCACTGCGGGCGGTCACTGGGTCAGACGACAGCAGCCTTGTCTTCTACCACGGCGCACCCTTTAAATTCAACACCAGTCTGCGAGAGCAACACAACCGCTTCGTCTTCGGCACCGCCTTCTCGCCTGACGGCTCAGTCTTCGCTAGCGTGGGCGCTGATAAGCGAATATGGCTGTACGACGGAAAGACCGGTGAGGCCAAAGGCCAGATTGGAGAGGGCGTACACACCGGCAGCATCTTCGGCATCTCGTGGGCAAAGGACTCGAACAAGTTCGTCACGGCTAGCGCAGACCAAACCGTACGAATATGGGACCCCGAAGTAGGCAAGGCTATTCAGACCTGGCGCTTGGGCGAAGAAGGCGTTGTCAGCATTCCTGACCAGCAAGTCGGTGTAGTCTGGCCCACCGGCCGTAGCGACGGACTGATTGTCAGCGTGGATCTGGAAGGAAACCTCAACTACCTGGTCGACGGCAACCCCAAGCCGACCAAGGTTGTCCGTGGTCACCAGAAGAACATCACATCTGCCGGTATCTCAGGCTCGACGTTTGCCACTGGTAGCTACGACGGCCGCGTCCTCGCTTGGGACGTATCTACAGGGCTTGCTGATAAAGTCGGGGGCGCCTCACACTCCAACTATGTCGCAGGTATTACCGCTGCCGATTCCAAGGGTCAGGCTGAGCTCTACACTGTAGGCTGGGATGACTCCTTGAGGTCGATTTCCGTTCCTGACAAGATCTTCACCGGCGAGGCAAGCGAGCTTGGTTTCCAGCCCAAGGGTATCGCTGCCACAGGAGACGTTGTACTGGTTTCCTCCGCTGAATCGATTGCCGTGTACTCCAAGGGTTCCAAGGCTAGCTCGTTGTCGGTCAAGTACGCTCCCACCTCCATTGCCGCGTACGGGTCTATCGTTGCGGTTGGTGGAGACGACAAGCTCGTGCACATCTACACGCTGTCTGGTATCGAACTCAAAGAGACCGGCACAGAGCTCCGCCGTGCTACAGCCGCGATTTCAGCGGTTGCCTTCTCTGCCTCTGGCTCCAAGCTTGCGTTCGGGGCTAGTAACGGCAAGATCTATGCATACGAGGCTGGTGGAGAGTGGAAGATCATCACCGACCGATGGAGTGCGCATACAGCCCGTATCACATGTCTGGCTTGGGACGACAGCGAAAACTACGCTGCAAGTGGAAGCCTGGATACAAATGTCATGGTCTGGAGTGTCGAGGACCCCGGCAAGCGAATCAAGGCGCTGAACGCTCACAAGGATGGTGTTACTGGTGTGGCTTGGCAGAAGGCATCCAAGGTCCTAAGTGCGGGAGGTGATGCCAGTATCAAGGTATGGACCGTCAAGACGTAA